The Gemmatimonadaceae bacterium DNA segment CGTCGTGCAAGACGCCTCCGGCCACGCGCTCTCCGGCGCCGACGTCTTTTGGTCCGTCCAGAACACGAGCATCGCGACCATCTCCGACGACGGCATCGTAACCGGCGTCGCGCCCGGCACGACGCAAGTTTCGGCGAATGTCGCCGGAAAATCTGGAGTCGGCACCGTCACCATCGCGCGAGGCGCCGATCCACTCCCGCAGGGCCCTGTTCCCGTCGCATCGGTCCGCATTTCACCGTCGAACCCGCCGGCCATCGGCAAGAACGACAACCTCGCGTTGACCGCGTCTCTCACCGACGCAAGCGGCAAAGACATCGGTCCGGGACGCGTTGTCACGTGGACGTCGAGTGACCCGAGTATCGCCTCGGTCACGCCGAAAGCGGGCACATACGGCGCCACCGTGAAGGGCAACAAGGAAGGAGCGGCGACGATCACCGCGACGAGCGAGGGGAAGAGCGCGTCGGTGGC contains these protein-coding regions:
- a CDS encoding Ig-like domain-containing protein, whose amino-acid sequence is GALLAVGACSGSTTSGVAPGDVASVAVSPSTSSVSVGGRVPLSAVVQDASGHALSGADVFWSVQNTSIATISDDGIVTGVAPGTTQVSANVAGKSGVGTVTIARGADPLPQGPVPVASVRISPSNPPAIGKNDNLALTASLTDASGKDIGPGRVVTWTSSDPSIASVTPKAGTYGATVKGNKEGAATITATSEGKSASVAITVKH